In Dendropsophus ebraccatus isolate aDenEbr1 unplaced genomic scaffold, aDenEbr1.pat pat_scaffold_677_ctg1, whole genome shotgun sequence, one genomic interval encodes:
- the LOC138778783 gene encoding histone H4: MSGRGKGGKGLGKGGAKRHRKVLRDNIQGITKPAIRRLARRGGVKRISGLIYEETRGVLKVFLENVIRDAVTYTEHAKRKTVTAMDVVYALKRQGRTLYGFGG; the protein is encoded by the coding sequence ATGTCTGGACGCGGCAAAGGAGGAAAAGGTCTCGGTAAGGGCGGCGCCAAGAGGCACAGGAAGgtgctccgggataacatccaggGCATCACCAAGCCCGCTATCCGCCGTCTTGCTCGCAGGGGAGGCGTCAAGAGAATCTCCGGCCTCATCTATGAAGAGACTCGCGGTGTCCTGAAAGTCTTCTTGGAGAATGTGATCCGCGACGCCGTCACCTACACCGAGCACGCCAAGAGGAAGACCGTCACCGCCATGGACGTGGTGTACGCCCTCAAGCGCCAGGGCCGCACTCTCTACGGCTTTGGAGGTTAA